A genomic segment from Acidobacteriota bacterium encodes:
- the selB gene encoding selenocysteine-specific translation elongation factor yields MNGVVANRFVVGTAGHVDHGKTRLVQALTGVDCDRWEEEKQRGITIDLGFASMVEDGWQIGFVDVPGHERFVHNALAGLGGIQMMVLVVAADEGVMPQTLEHLAICSLLRIPAGLAVLSKTDLVSPDLVELAELELEEALAGTPFAGAPIVPVSAQSGEGLEQLRAALVELARSAAPIDRYRSMPARLPIDRAFHLRGLGVLVTGTLARGIVSIGDELDILPAAGRARVRSIEVHGDRRQQAEAGERTSLQLVGVDLEQVARGHELTAPGVYRATTSLLVRCRLLASAPEPLDGSSPVRLHVNAAQRIGKLRPLEADRLMPGQEAVAEIRLDEPLVAVRGDRFVIRRPSPQTTLGGGDVLDPAWRRPRGKALGPTIDALGSGDRQAAAVQWAAASREAGLATTELALRLGVVPADAREVLNGAAQAGLLLEAGAGGRFVTATTVRRVTRRARRLVEAHFAADRLSRGMPKAELVRRLLGARAADLAPAYLDWSSRGGKDDAIVTDGELVTLPGRASELTGAESKLARDIVEGFEEQGLTPGSPEELCRTLGAKPQVFDGVLRYLVERGKLVRLPNGLVLAASSLERFQADLLATGWDIFTVAEFKDRFGLTRKWAIPLLEHLDRQRLTRREGDRRRVLRPRHRMEA; encoded by the coding sequence GTGAACGGGGTGGTCGCCAACCGGTTCGTCGTCGGCACCGCCGGCCACGTGGACCACGGAAAGACGCGGCTGGTCCAGGCCCTGACCGGGGTCGACTGCGACCGCTGGGAAGAGGAGAAGCAGCGCGGCATAACGATCGACCTCGGCTTCGCCTCGATGGTCGAGGACGGCTGGCAGATCGGCTTCGTCGACGTGCCCGGCCACGAGCGCTTCGTTCACAACGCCCTCGCAGGGCTCGGCGGCATTCAGATGATGGTGCTGGTCGTGGCGGCCGACGAGGGGGTCATGCCGCAGACCCTGGAGCACCTCGCGATCTGCTCGCTGCTCCGGATCCCCGCCGGTCTGGCGGTGCTCTCGAAAACGGACCTCGTGTCGCCCGACCTCGTGGAGCTCGCCGAGCTGGAGCTAGAGGAGGCCCTGGCCGGAACCCCCTTCGCCGGCGCGCCGATTGTGCCGGTCTCGGCCCAGAGCGGCGAAGGCCTCGAACAGCTCCGTGCCGCCCTGGTGGAGCTTGCCCGGTCGGCGGCCCCGATCGACCGCTACCGTTCCATGCCAGCCCGCCTGCCGATCGATCGGGCCTTTCACCTGCGGGGACTCGGCGTGCTGGTCACCGGCACCCTCGCCCGGGGCATCGTGAGCATCGGCGACGAGCTGGACATCCTGCCGGCCGCCGGCCGTGCCAGAGTGCGCAGCATCGAGGTCCACGGCGACCGCCGCCAGCAGGCTGAAGCGGGCGAGCGCACGTCGCTCCAGCTCGTCGGCGTCGACCTCGAGCAGGTCGCGCGCGGCCACGAGCTGACCGCGCCCGGCGTCTACCGCGCCACGACTTCCCTGCTCGTGCGCTGCCGGCTGCTCGCCTCGGCGCCCGAACCGCTCGACGGCAGCAGCCCGGTGCGGCTCCACGTGAACGCCGCGCAGCGGATCGGCAAGCTGCGGCCGCTCGAGGCCGACCGGCTCATGCCCGGCCAGGAAGCCGTGGCCGAGATCCGGCTCGACGAGCCCCTGGTGGCGGTTCGCGGCGACCGCTTCGTCATCCGCAGGCCCTCGCCCCAGACGACGCTCGGCGGCGGCGACGTGCTCGACCCGGCCTGGAGGCGTCCTCGAGGAAAGGCTCTCGGACCGACGATCGACGCGCTCGGCTCCGGCGACCGGCAGGCCGCCGCCGTGCAGTGGGCCGCCGCCAGCCGCGAGGCCGGTCTTGCGACGACCGAACTTGCCCTGCGTCTGGGCGTCGTCCCCGCCGACGCCCGGGAGGTGCTGAACGGCGCCGCGCAGGCAGGCCTGCTGCTCGAGGCGGGTGCCGGCGGCCGCTTCGTCACCGCGACCACGGTCCGTCGCGTGACCCGGCGTGCCCGGCGTCTGGTCGAGGCCCACTTCGCCGCCGACCGCCTGTCACGCGGCATGCCGAAGGCCGAACTGGTCCGCCGGCTGCTGGGCGCGCGCGCCGCCGACCTCGCCCCGGCCTACCTGGACTGGTCGAGCCGGGGCGGCAAGGACGACGCGATCGTCACGGACGGAGAACTCGTGACTCTCCCGGGCCGCGCCAGCGAACTGACCGGCGCCGAATCGAAACTGGCCCGGGACATCGTCGAAGGCTTCGAGGAACAGGGACTGACCCCCGGCTCGCCCGAGGAGCTCTGCCGCACCCTGGGGGCCAAGCCCCAGGTCTTCGACGGCGTCCTCCGCTACCTGGTCGAGCGCGGCAAGCTGGTCCGCCTTCCGAACGGCCTCGTGCTGGCCGCGAGTTCCCTGGAGCGCTTCCAGGCCGACCTGTTGGCCACCGGCTGGGACATCTTCACCGTCGCCGAGTTCAAGGACCGCTTCGGCCTCACCCGCAAGTGGGCCATCCCGTTGCTGGAGCACCTGGACCGCCAGAGGTTGACGCGCCGGGAGGGGGACCGGCGGCGGGTGCTGCGGCCGCGGCATAGGATGGAGGCCTGA
- the polA gene encoding DNA polymerase I, translated as MTAKRLYLIDGYSTIFRAFYAIRGLSTSAGEPTNAIYGFINMLRKLLREEEPPLLGIALDVGRATVRTEAYAEYKANRAPMPEDLKAQMPAIRRAIEAFRIPILELERYEADDVIGTLGRKAQDAGYEVTIVSADKDLFQLVSDRVSLLHTGREKTYDPALVEQDFGVPPEQVVDVLALVGDKVDNVPGVPGIGQKGAQTLIREHGNLQTLLEAAAGLKRKAYREGLREHADQALLSRELVTIHTDLDVPFEPEALEMEAPDYEALADLCREFEFWSLLKELESESGGPEIEPAIVLDSVEAFEAAVLEMGPRIAVGVVFRRGGEPAGFSFAPVEEVADGEVAEVGRARFAGFDTAGVREAAAAQVRAWLADPDLELIGHDLKEVVRLCPHHEGRPAVAARLADTMLMAYLVHSAVRSFGLATVALDRLFYKATTPADAGLGEPGGPAATLGDDAGLGLYAAEQAVLPALILEALAEQWRESRGAREVYERIEAPLLPVLAAMEEEGIELDSGVLADMSRRLELDAGDLAEEIFDEAGERFNILSPQQLGVVLFDNLGLPSPGRTRKTKKYKTGADVLEHLAQQGHRLPAKVLHYRELTKLKSTYVDALPSLVAADGRLHTRYHQAVAATGRLSSHDPNLQNIPIRTDIGRRVRRAFRARDGYRLLVADYSQIELRVLAHISGDEALIDIFRHGGDIHRSTAATVFGVAPALVTDEQRRASKTINFGIIYGMSAFGLARALGIARGEAQAFIDAYFERFPGVRAYTEQTLASAEETLQVETLYGRVRYIPDIRSRNRAVRENARRMAVNARIQGTAADLLKLAMIAVDRRLRTELEEARLLLTVHDELVLEAPSTDMDALTALVREEMEGVADLSVPLVVDMDSGPDWYEAKA; from the coding sequence GTGACCGCGAAGCGTCTCTACCTGATTGACGGCTACTCCACGATCTTCCGGGCCTTCTACGCGATCCGGGGTTTGTCGACCTCGGCGGGCGAGCCGACCAACGCGATCTACGGCTTCATCAACATGCTGCGCAAGCTGCTGCGCGAGGAGGAACCTCCGCTGCTCGGGATCGCGCTGGACGTGGGGCGCGCGACGGTACGGACGGAGGCGTACGCCGAGTACAAGGCGAACCGGGCCCCCATGCCGGAGGATCTGAAGGCGCAGATGCCGGCGATCCGCCGGGCGATCGAAGCCTTCCGCATCCCGATCCTCGAGCTCGAGCGCTACGAGGCGGACGACGTCATCGGCACGCTGGGACGCAAGGCGCAGGACGCGGGCTACGAGGTCACGATCGTCAGCGCGGACAAGGACCTGTTCCAGCTCGTGAGCGACCGCGTGTCGCTGCTCCATACCGGTCGCGAGAAGACCTACGACCCGGCCCTGGTCGAGCAGGACTTCGGGGTGCCGCCGGAGCAGGTCGTCGACGTGCTCGCCCTGGTCGGGGACAAGGTGGACAACGTGCCGGGCGTCCCCGGGATCGGCCAGAAGGGCGCGCAGACCCTGATCAGGGAGCACGGCAACCTCCAGACGCTGCTGGAAGCCGCGGCCGGACTCAAGCGCAAGGCCTACCGCGAGGGGCTGCGGGAGCACGCCGATCAGGCCCTGCTGTCCCGGGAGCTGGTGACGATCCACACGGACCTCGATGTTCCGTTCGAGCCCGAGGCCCTGGAGATGGAAGCCCCGGACTATGAGGCGCTGGCCGACCTGTGCCGCGAGTTCGAGTTCTGGAGCCTGCTCAAGGAGCTCGAGAGCGAGAGCGGCGGTCCGGAGATCGAGCCCGCCATCGTCCTGGACTCCGTCGAGGCGTTCGAGGCCGCGGTCCTGGAGATGGGACCCCGCATTGCCGTCGGCGTGGTGTTCCGGCGCGGCGGCGAACCGGCCGGGTTCTCCTTCGCGCCGGTGGAGGAGGTCGCCGATGGCGAGGTCGCCGAAGTCGGCCGCGCCCGCTTCGCCGGTTTCGACACGGCCGGTGTGCGGGAGGCCGCGGCGGCGCAGGTGCGTGCCTGGCTGGCGGACCCGGACCTCGAGCTGATCGGCCACGACCTGAAGGAGGTTGTCCGGCTGTGCCCGCATCACGAGGGCCGGCCGGCGGTCGCCGCTCGTCTGGCGGACACGATGTTGATGGCCTACCTGGTCCACTCGGCCGTGCGCAGCTTCGGTCTTGCGACCGTCGCGCTTGACCGCCTCTTCTACAAGGCGACGACGCCGGCCGACGCGGGCCTCGGCGAACCCGGCGGTCCGGCTGCGACGCTGGGCGATGACGCCGGGCTCGGCCTCTACGCCGCCGAGCAGGCGGTGCTGCCCGCGCTGATCCTCGAGGCGCTCGCCGAGCAGTGGCGGGAGTCACGGGGCGCCCGCGAGGTCTACGAGCGGATCGAGGCGCCCCTGCTGCCGGTCCTCGCGGCGATGGAGGAGGAGGGCATCGAGCTCGACTCGGGCGTGCTGGCCGACATGTCGAGGCGCCTCGAACTCGACGCGGGTGATCTGGCGGAAGAGATCTTCGACGAGGCCGGAGAACGCTTCAACATTCTGTCGCCACAACAGCTCGGCGTCGTCCTGTTCGACAACCTTGGCCTGCCTTCGCCCGGCCGCACCCGCAAGACGAAGAAGTACAAGACCGGCGCCGATGTCCTGGAGCACCTGGCGCAGCAGGGCCACCGGCTGCCGGCGAAGGTCCTGCACTACCGGGAACTGACCAAACTCAAGTCGACCTACGTCGACGCGCTGCCGAGCCTCGTCGCCGCCGACGGCCGCCTGCACACGCGCTACCACCAGGCGGTGGCGGCCACCGGCCGGCTGTCCTCGCACGACCCGAACCTGCAGAACATCCCGATCCGCACCGACATCGGCCGCCGGGTGCGCCGCGCCTTCCGCGCCCGCGACGGTTACCGGCTCCTGGTCGCGGACTACAGCCAGATCGAGCTGCGCGTGCTCGCGCACATCTCGGGCGACGAGGCGTTGATCGACATCTTCCGCCACGGCGGCGACATCCACCGCTCGACCGCCGCCACGGTGTTCGGCGTGGCGCCCGCCCTGGTCACCGACGAGCAGCGCCGCGCCTCGAAGACGATCAACTTCGGGATCATCTACGGCATGAGCGCCTTCGGTTTGGCGCGCGCGCTGGGTATCGCCCGCGGCGAGGCGCAGGCCTTCATCGACGCCTACTTCGAGCGCTTCCCCGGGGTGCGCGCCTACACCGAGCAGACCCTGGCCAGTGCCGAGGAGACGCTCCAGGTCGAGACCCTCTACGGCCGCGTCCGCTACATCCCCGACATCAGGAGCCGCAACCGGGCGGTGCGCGAGAACGCCCGCCGGATGGCCGTCAACGCCCGCATCCAGGGCACCGCCGCCGACCTGCTGAAGCTGGCGATGATCGCCGTCGACCGCCGCCTGCGGACCGAGCTCGAGGAGGCCCGGCTGCTCCTGACCGTCCACGACGAGCTGGTGCTCGAAGCGCCCTCCACGGACATGGACGCGCTCACGGCCCTCGTACGCGAAGAGATGGAAGGCGTCGCCGACCTGAGCGTGCCCCTCGTCGTCGACATGGACTCCGGCCCCGACTGGTACGAAGCCAAGGCCTAG
- a CDS encoding TIGR03842 family LLM class F420-dependent oxidoreductase: MSFGVVLQPDPPISRVVELAVMAERHGFDQSWLFDSHVLWPEPFVIFSRILASTERMGVGPMVTNPGTRDVTVLASLFATLDSMYPGRTLCAMGRGDSALRYIGRRPESLAASVNAMNVIRALFAGREADLGGTSVSIPWREGADAELPVWFAAYGPKALDTVGRHADGFVLQLADPKILEWTLQAMRDAAEDEGRDPDAITVCVVAPAYVGDDIEHQRDQLRWFGGMVGNHIHDLVVRYGEDDSKVPHVLAEYIRQRQGYDYSHHGRSGNPDTEFVPDGIVDRLCVLGTAEDHIAKLRELKALGVDHFAVYLMHDDKEGTLAAYGDRVIPALRNAE; this comes from the coding sequence ATGTCCTTCGGCGTGGTCCTTCAGCCGGACCCGCCGATCTCGCGCGTCGTTGAACTCGCGGTCATGGCCGAGCGCCACGGCTTCGACCAGAGCTGGCTCTTCGACTCGCACGTCCTGTGGCCCGAGCCGTTCGTCATCTTCTCCCGGATCCTGGCGAGCACGGAACGGATGGGCGTGGGGCCCATGGTCACGAATCCCGGCACGCGGGATGTGACCGTGCTGGCGTCCCTGTTCGCGACCCTGGACTCCATGTACCCGGGGCGCACGCTCTGCGCCATGGGCCGGGGCGACTCGGCGCTGCGCTACATCGGCCGCCGGCCGGAGTCGCTGGCGGCCTCGGTGAACGCGATGAACGTCATCAGGGCGCTGTTCGCCGGTCGTGAGGCGGACCTGGGCGGTACATCCGTGTCGATTCCCTGGCGCGAGGGGGCGGACGCCGAGTTACCGGTGTGGTTCGCGGCTTACGGCCCGAAAGCACTGGACACGGTGGGCCGCCACGCCGACGGCTTCGTGCTCCAACTGGCGGACCCGAAGATCCTGGAGTGGACCCTGCAGGCGATGCGCGACGCGGCCGAGGACGAGGGCCGCGACCCGGACGCGATCACGGTCTGCGTGGTCGCGCCGGCCTACGTCGGCGACGACATCGAGCACCAGCGGGACCAGTTGCGCTGGTTCGGCGGCATGGTCGGCAACCACATTCACGACCTCGTCGTGCGCTACGGCGAGGACGATTCGAAGGTGCCCCACGTGCTCGCCGAGTACATCCGCCAGCGCCAGGGCTACGACTACTCCCACCACGGCCGCAGCGGAAACCCGGACACCGAGTTCGTGCCTGACGGCATCGTCGACCGCTTGTGCGTGCTGGGCACGGCGGAGGACCACATCGCGAAGCTGCGGGAACTGAAGGCCCTGGGCGTCGACCACTTCGCCGTGTACCTGATGCACGACGACAAGGAGGGGACGCTGGCAGCGTATGGCGACCGGGTGATTCCGGCCTTGCGCAATGCAGAGTAG
- the ald gene encoding alanine dehydrogenase, producing MRVGVPTEIKTDEHRVAITPAGVAAFTARGHEVAIESGAGVGSAIPDDAYRSAGAAIVDGADAVWAQADLVLKVKEPLEAEFERMRPGQVLFTYLHLAASEQLTASLLERRVVGIGYETVQLADGTLPLLVPMSEVAGRLSIQAGAACLERRAGGKGILLPGVSGVRRGLITIIGAGVVGMNACVVGVGLGAEVTILDINPLRLGYVRDVVQGHVTTLMSNAANIEGAVASADLVVCSVLIPGARAPRLVTRAHLAQMEPGSALVDVAVDQGGCAETSRPTTHRDPRYVEEGVVHYCVSNMPGAVPHTSTYALTNATMTYALEIADRGWRDAARRDPALASGVNVVDGHVTHEAVADAHGFEYVPLAEAAG from the coding sequence ATGCGGGTCGGCGTTCCCACCGAGATCAAGACGGACGAGCACCGGGTCGCGATCACGCCCGCCGGCGTCGCCGCGTTCACAGCCCGCGGCCATGAGGTGGCGATCGAGTCCGGCGCCGGCGTCGGCAGCGCGATCCCGGACGACGCGTACCGTTCGGCCGGCGCCGCGATCGTGGACGGCGCGGACGCGGTGTGGGCGCAGGCCGATCTCGTCCTCAAGGTCAAGGAGCCTCTCGAAGCCGAGTTCGAGCGCATGCGGCCGGGGCAGGTCCTCTTCACCTACCTCCACCTGGCGGCGTCGGAGCAGCTCACGGCGAGCCTGCTGGAGCGGCGGGTCGTCGGTATCGGCTACGAAACGGTGCAGCTCGCCGACGGGACCCTGCCGCTGCTGGTGCCCATGTCGGAAGTCGCCGGGCGGCTCTCGATTCAGGCCGGCGCCGCGTGCCTGGAGCGGCGGGCCGGCGGCAAGGGCATCCTGCTGCCCGGCGTCTCCGGAGTGCGGCGCGGCCTGATCACGATCATCGGCGCCGGCGTCGTCGGGATGAACGCCTGCGTCGTCGGCGTCGGCCTCGGCGCGGAAGTCACGATTCTCGACATCAACCCGCTGCGCCTCGGCTACGTACGGGACGTGGTCCAGGGCCACGTCACGACGCTGATGTCGAATGCGGCCAACATCGAGGGCGCGGTGGCTTCGGCCGACCTCGTCGTCTGCTCCGTGCTGATCCCCGGCGCCCGGGCGCCGCGCCTCGTCACCCGCGCCCACCTGGCACAGATGGAGCCGGGATCCGCGCTCGTCGACGTCGCCGTCGACCAGGGCGGCTGCGCCGAAACCAGCCGCCCCACGACCCACCGCGACCCCCGGTACGTCGAGGAGGGCGTGGTCCACTACTGCGTCTCGAACATGCCGGGCGCCGTGCCGCACACATCGACCTACGCCCTGACCAACGCGACGATGACCTACGCGCTGGAGATCGCCGACCGCGGCTGGCGCGACGCCGCGAGACGCGACCCGGCCCTCGCCTCCGGCGTCAATGTCGTCGACGGGCACGTGACCCATGAGGCGGTGGCCGACGCGCACGGGTTCGAGTACGTGCCCTTGGCCGAAGCGGCCGGCTGA
- a CDS encoding sigma-54 dependent transcriptional regulator: MSKARILIVDDEAGIRQTLRDILEDEGHSVTAAADAVSGQALMASDEFDLVLLDIWLPDRDGLEILEELREGDFQTPVVVISGHGNIDTAVKAMRVGAHDFLEKPLALNRVVVSVENALERNRLERQVRELSNRLDTERQLIGDSPSMRQLKDELKLAARAESRILITGENGTGKELVARRVHSLSQRRSRAFVEVNCAAIPEELIESELFGHIKGAFTGASENRRGRFEQADGGTLFLDEIADMSLNTQAKVLRVLEEQRFERVGGSEPIEVDVRVLAATNKDLEEGELPAGRFREDLYFRLAVIPLHVPALRERREDIPALIDHFLERFAAEAGRRPKTVDPQALERLVAYSWPGNVRELRNLSERLMIMAPGDVVVEADLPPRVRGADAIAQVGNDYASLKEARETFERLYIERRLGAAGGNVSQAARDLGIDRRHLYRKLQAYGIDPERGS; encoded by the coding sequence ATGAGCAAGGCGCGCATTCTGATCGTCGACGACGAGGCCGGCATCCGCCAGACCCTGCGGGACATTCTCGAGGACGAAGGCCACTCGGTGACGGCGGCGGCGGACGCGGTGAGCGGCCAGGCGCTGATGGCGAGCGACGAGTTCGATCTCGTCCTGCTCGACATCTGGCTGCCCGACCGTGACGGTCTGGAGATCCTGGAGGAGCTCAGGGAGGGCGACTTCCAGACGCCGGTCGTCGTCATCTCCGGCCACGGGAACATCGATACGGCGGTCAAGGCGATGCGCGTCGGCGCCCACGACTTCCTGGAGAAGCCGCTTGCGCTCAATCGGGTCGTCGTGTCGGTCGAGAACGCCCTGGAGCGGAACCGTCTCGAACGCCAGGTACGGGAACTGTCGAACCGGCTCGACACCGAGCGGCAGCTCATCGGCGACTCACCGTCGATGCGGCAGTTGAAGGACGAGTTGAAGCTCGCGGCTCGCGCCGAGAGCCGGATCCTGATCACCGGCGAGAACGGCACGGGCAAGGAGCTCGTCGCGCGGCGCGTCCACAGCCTCTCCCAGCGCAGGAGCCGCGCCTTCGTCGAAGTGAACTGTGCCGCGATCCCGGAGGAACTGATCGAGAGCGAGCTCTTCGGGCACATCAAGGGCGCCTTCACCGGAGCATCGGAGAACCGCCGCGGACGGTTCGAACAGGCCGACGGAGGCACCCTGTTTCTGGACGAGATCGCCGACATGTCGCTGAACACGCAGGCCAAGGTGCTGCGCGTGCTCGAGGAGCAACGCTTCGAGCGGGTGGGAGGCTCCGAGCCGATCGAGGTCGACGTGCGGGTGCTGGCGGCGACGAACAAGGACCTGGAAGAGGGTGAACTCCCCGCCGGCCGGTTCCGCGAGGACCTCTACTTCCGGCTTGCCGTCATTCCGCTCCACGTACCGGCCCTTCGCGAGCGGCGCGAGGACATTCCGGCTCTGATCGACCACTTCCTGGAACGCTTCGCCGCCGAGGCCGGTCGCCGTCCGAAGACGGTCGACCCCCAGGCGCTCGAACGGCTGGTCGCCTACTCGTGGCCCGGGAACGTGCGAGAACTCCGCAACCTGAGCGAACGCCTGATGATCATGGCGCCCGGCGACGTGGTCGTGGAAGCGGACCTGCCGCCGCGGGTACGCGGCGCGGACGCGATCGCCCAGGTGGGCAACGACTACGCCTCGCTCAAGGAGGCCCGCGAGACCTTCGAGCGGCTGTACATCGAGCGCCGGCTCGGTGCCGCCGGCGGCAACGTCTCCCAGGCCGCCAGGGACCTCGGAATCGACCGCCGCCACCTGTACCGCAAGCTCCAGGCCTACGGCATCGACCCCGAACGCGGTTCGTGA